The Terriglobus roseus sequence GGCCGCGTCCTATAAGCCGGTGAAGGGTTCTGAAATCCTTTGGGACAAGTGGGGCGTACCGCATGTCTTCGCGAAGAACACGAAGGATATGTTCTTCCTCTACGGCTATGCGCAAACGCAGGCCCACGCTGAACTCATGATGCACGTGATGGCTGCCAGCCGTGGGCGCTCAAGTGAGATCTACGGGGCGGGCGACGGTGACCGCAATCTGAAGACAGACCGCTGGGTCTGGCTCAACGAGATCCCAAAGCGCTCTGAGGTTTGGCTGGGACAGCAGACGCCGGAGTTTCGCGGCTACTTGGAAGCCTTTGCAGCCGGCATCAACGCCTATGCCGCGGCGCATCCGGAAAAATTGAGTCATGAAGCAAAGCAGGTGCTCCCGATCACCTCGCTCGACATCATTCAGCACACGCACCACTTCGTGAACTTCGAGTTCGTCTCCAATCGCAATGCCATGGAGCCCCATGGTGTTGCGCCCACAACGCAGGCCTCGCTGGAGCTGCCAGACTCGCCTTTCGCTCCTACCAACTTGGATATGCAGGATGGATCGAATGGCTGGGCCATCGCACCATCTCATACGGTCGCGGGCGGAGCCATGATGCTGATGAATCCGCACCTCTCCATGGGAGGCGAAACCACGTACTTTGAAGCGCAGCTTGTCGCTCCCGGCATCAACCTGACCGGGGCATCGCAGGTCGGCCTGCCGGTCATGCGCTTCTGCTTCTCTGACTACGTTGCCATCACCAACACGGTGAACACCGGTACCGGCTCACTCCAGTTCAAGATCAAGGAGCAGGACGGCGGCTACCTCTACGACGGCAAGGTAATGAAGTACGAAACCGCGCAATATCCGTTCCGCGTCAAGCAGAAGGACGGCAGCTTCACCACGGAAGTCGTGCAGGTGCAGAAGACCGTTCACGGCCCCATCGTCCGACGCGACGACGGATCGCCCATCGCACTGATGACATCCGGCCTTGATCGGCCCTTCTTCCTGGAGCAATACTGGAAGATGGATACCTCGCATAACTTCGCCGAGTACGAGGCGCAGTTGAAGCGGGTCCAGGTACCCACCTACAACATCCTCTACGCGGACCGTGACGGACACATTGAGTACCTTTTCAACTCCATGGCTCCGCGCCGCACTGGCGACTGGGCCACGTGGACACGCCCGGTCGACGGTTCCACCAGCGCCACCATGCCCACGGGCTACCTCACCTACGACGAACTGCCAAAGCAGATCGACCCCGCCAGTGGCTACGTCCAGAACTCCAACGAACCACCGTGGGATGCGTCGTGGCCGACGATGATGGACCGGTCGAAGTACCCCGCCTACATCTCGTCGTTCTTCCCGCTTTTCCGCAGCGACCGCGGACTGCGCATGCTCAGCGAGGACCAGAA is a genomic window containing:
- a CDS encoding penicillin acylase family protein produces the protein MPLRRRILSIAAVALAMSTSVSVVAQAKAASYKPVKGSEILWDKWGVPHVFAKNTKDMFFLYGYAQTQAHAELMMHVMAASRGRSSEIYGAGDGDRNLKTDRWVWLNEIPKRSEVWLGQQTPEFRGYLEAFAAGINAYAAAHPEKLSHEAKQVLPITSLDIIQHTHHFVNFEFVSNRNAMEPHGVAPTTQASLELPDSPFAPTNLDMQDGSNGWAIAPSHTVAGGAMMLMNPHLSMGGETTYFEAQLVAPGINLTGASQVGLPVMRFCFSDYVAITNTVNTGTGSLQFKIKEQDGGYLYDGKVMKYETAQYPFRVKQKDGSFTTEVVQVQKTVHGPIVRRDDGSPIALMTSGLDRPFFLEQYWKMDTSHNFAEYEAQLKRVQVPTYNILYADRDGHIEYLFNSMAPRRTGDWATWTRPVDGSTSATMPTGYLTYDELPKQIDPASGYVQNSNEPPWDASWPTMMDRSKYPAYISSFFPLFRSDRGLRMLSEDQKISFDMLLQKKFSTRMEMADRVLDDLLTDVDQSSSTRAKQAAAVLKTWDRQAEANSRGALLFYTWAQKFVSPSVGMTTAAAQKNFAVPYDYNQPLTTPRGIKDPKLAVQMLVDAADETEKLYGSIDRPWGDVMKLEINGQSDGNTAATRGPALNGVSLPGNGGYGNLGIFRVFTWGPLLDGKKTPVHGDGFTIALEFSKTGIKQAKTFVYYGESSQAGSPFHTDELPLMEKKQWRDVWRTRPEILANLSSKDTF